One Candidatus Bathyarchaeota archaeon DNA segment encodes these proteins:
- the katG gene encoding catalase/peroxidase HPI — translation MNEKNRLLSLKGTSNRDWWPNQLNLNKLHQHSPLSNPMGKEFNYKEEFKKLDFKALKQDLYAMMTDSKEWWPADFGHYGGLIIRMAWHSAGTYRKGDGRGGASTGAQRFPPLNSWPDNVNLDKARRLLWPIKQKYGKKISWADLMILAGNCALESMGFKTFGFGGGREDIWEPEEIYWGSETTWLGGDKRYSGERELENPLAAVQMGLIYVNPEGPNGNPDPVAAAKDIREVFARMAMNDEETVALIAGGHAFGKTHGAGPASYVGPDPESAPIEEQGLGWKCKFGTGKGNDTITSGLEVTWTQTPTKWSNNFFRNLFTYEWELTKSPAGAYQWKPKGGAGEGTVPDAHDPSKRHAPSMLTTDLALRFDPIYEKISRRFYENPDQFADAFARAWFKLTHRDMGPKSRYLGPEVPAEDLIWQDPIPSRDYELIDQQDIADLKAKILASGLSIPDLVSTAWASASTFRGSDKRGGANGARIRLAPQKDWEVNQPAQLQTVLQVLEGIQREFNSAQTGGKKVSLADLIVLGGCVGVEQAAKKAGHDIAVPFTPGRTDALQEQTDVESFSVLEPVADGFRNYQKTKFAVSAEELLVDRAQLLTLTAPEMTVLIGGLRVLNANFGRSQHGVFTKQPETLTNDFFVNLLDMNTEWKATSEDQDLFEGRDRATGELKWTGTRVDLIFGSNAQLRALAEVYAASDAREKFLQDFVAAWSKVMNLDRFDLA, via the coding sequence ATGAACGAAAAAAACCGACTTCTAAGCCTCAAAGGCACCTCAAACCGCGATTGGTGGCCAAACCAACTTAACCTAAACAAATTACATCAACATTCTCCCTTATCAAATCCAATGGGAAAAGAATTCAACTACAAAGAAGAATTCAAAAAACTCGACTTCAAAGCCCTAAAACAAGACCTCTACGCAATGATGACTGACTCCAAAGAGTGGTGGCCAGCCGACTTTGGCCACTACGGCGGTCTCATCATCCGCATGGCATGGCACAGCGCAGGCACCTACCGCAAAGGCGACGGCCGAGGAGGCGCATCCACAGGAGCCCAACGATTCCCCCCACTCAACAGTTGGCCAGACAACGTTAACCTCGACAAAGCACGCCGTTTACTTTGGCCAATCAAACAGAAATACGGCAAAAAAATCTCCTGGGCAGACCTCATGATACTCGCAGGCAACTGCGCACTCGAATCAATGGGCTTTAAAACCTTCGGTTTCGGCGGCGGACGCGAAGACATTTGGGAACCTGAAGAAATCTACTGGGGCTCCGAAACCACATGGCTCGGCGGAGACAAACGCTACTCAGGTGAGAGAGAACTTGAAAACCCGCTTGCCGCTGTACAGATGGGCTTAATCTACGTCAATCCCGAAGGTCCAAACGGCAACCCAGACCCAGTTGCAGCAGCCAAAGATATCCGCGAAGTCTTCGCTCGCATGGCGATGAACGACGAAGAAACTGTAGCGCTCATAGCTGGTGGTCACGCTTTCGGAAAAACCCACGGCGCAGGTCCTGCTTCATACGTGGGACCTGACCCTGAATCTGCACCCATCGAAGAGCAGGGCCTCGGCTGGAAATGCAAATTCGGCACAGGCAAAGGTAACGACACAATAACCAGCGGCCTAGAAGTAACTTGGACCCAGACGCCAACTAAGTGGAGCAACAACTTCTTCCGAAACCTCTTCACCTACGAATGGGAACTAACCAAAAGCCCCGCAGGCGCCTATCAATGGAAACCCAAGGGCGGAGCAGGCGAAGGCACCGTACCAGACGCGCACGACCCCTCAAAGCGGCACGCGCCATCCATGTTAACCACCGACCTCGCATTGCGCTTCGACCCCATTTACGAAAAGATTTCAAGGCGCTTCTACGAAAACCCCGATCAGTTTGCAGACGCATTCGCTAGAGCATGGTTCAAGCTAACCCACCGCGACATGGGTCCAAAATCTCGTTATCTTGGTCCAGAAGTTCCAGCAGAAGACCTAATTTGGCAAGACCCCATCCCCTCAAGGGATTACGAGTTGATTGACCAGCAGGACATCGCAGACCTCAAAGCTAAGATTCTTGCGTCTGGTTTGTCAATCCCAGACCTTGTTTCAACCGCTTGGGCATCGGCATCCACGTTCCGCGGCTCCGACAAACGCGGCGGCGCCAACGGGGCACGTATCAGGCTGGCTCCGCAGAAGGATTGGGAAGTCAACCAGCCAGCTCAACTCCAGACGGTGTTGCAGGTTCTTGAAGGAATCCAGCGGGAGTTTAACAGTGCGCAGACGGGCGGCAAGAAGGTTTCGCTCGCCGACTTAATTGTTTTAGGCGGATGCGTAGGCGTTGAGCAGGCTGCAAAGAAAGCAGGGCACGACATAGCTGTTCCTTTCACTCCGGGGCGAACGGATGCGTTGCAGGAGCAAACCGATGTGGAGTCCTTCTCGGTTCTTGAACCAGTCGCGGACGGATTCCGCAACTACCAAAAAACCAAATTCGCAGTATCTGCTGAGGAGTTGCTGGTTGACAGAGCACAACTGTTGACGCTAACCGCACCTGAAATGACAGTTCTCATTGGAGGGTTACGTGTCTTGAACGCCAACTTTGGGCGATCCCAGCACGGTGTATTCACCAAGCAGCCAGAAACGCTCACCAACGACTTCTTCGTAAACCTACTTGACATGAACACTGAATGGAAGGCAACTTCGGAAGACCAAGACCTGTTCGAAGGACGCGACCGCGCAACTGGAGAACTGAAATGGACAGGCACCCGTGTCGACCTCATCTTCGGCTCAAACGCCCAGCTTCGGGCCTTAGCGGAAGTCTACGCCGCTTCGGACGCTCGGGAAAAGTTTCTGCAGGACTTCGTGGCTGCGTGGAGTAAGGTTATGAACCTTGACCGCTTTGACCTGGCTTGA
- a CDS encoding transcriptional repressor, producing the protein MQPPKTETTIIQALRSKGYKATPQRIAICKTALASREHPSPQKIYTEIKKTNPTVSLATVYSTLGILKEGGLIQELNFPQGQTRYDPNLEPHINLVCTNCGKIFDLDDPTARELVKRAAAKAEFTPTAQRVDVYGVCKHCTHKT; encoded by the coding sequence ATGCAACCACCGAAAACAGAAACCACCATCATTCAAGCTCTCCGCAGCAAAGGCTACAAAGCCACCCCCCAACGCATAGCCATCTGCAAAACCGCCCTCGCCAGCCGCGAACACCCAAGCCCACAAAAAATCTACACCGAAATCAAAAAAACAAACCCAACCGTCAGCCTCGCAACCGTCTACAGCACACTGGGCATCCTAAAAGAAGGCGGCTTAATACAGGAACTCAACTTTCCTCAAGGACAAACACGCTACGACCCCAACCTGGAACCCCACATAAATTTGGTCTGCACTAATTGTGGAAAAATCTTTGATTTAGATGACCCCACTGCACGGGAGTTGGTGAAGAGGGCTGCGGCGAAAGCGGAGTTTACTCCTACTGCCCAGCGGGTGGATGTCTATGGGGTTTGCAAGCATTGTACCCATAAAACCTGA
- a CDS encoding response regulator — protein MFNQSKPSILIIDDDVGILKTFSRIFQRKGYTVAVAAKGTEAIEKIACNHFDVALIDFCLPDMEGTQLFSVINNASPDTVKIMLTGKASVGSIEGADALLGKPIQPDQLLSIIDNKLKNRNIETL, from the coding sequence TTGTTTAATCAAAGCAAGCCGTCCATTCTCATAATCGACGACGACGTTGGCATCCTGAAGACTTTTAGCCGCATATTTCAGCGCAAAGGCTACACCGTCGCTGTGGCGGCAAAGGGCACCGAAGCCATAGAAAAAATCGCATGCAACCACTTCGATGTGGCGCTGATTGATTTTTGTTTGCCCGACATGGAAGGCACCCAGCTTTTTTCCGTCATAAACAATGCATCTCCAGACACGGTTAAGATTATGTTAACTGGGAAAGCTTCAGTAGGCAGCATCGAGGGAGCAGATGCTCTTTTAGGGAAACCGATTCAACCCGACCAGCTTCTAAGCATAATAGATAACAAACTCAAAAACCGCAACATCGAAACACTCTAA